Proteins co-encoded in one uncultured Bacteroides sp. genomic window:
- a CDS encoding HpaII family restriction endonuclease, whose protein sequence is MSFEATKREWSELYTFFRLLSDGEVYAGTPQAKKNEDECLPIALIQREEHDGTRKYLIESEDIHIVGEKIDKVVSRNTFGDVANAVLAAMKGSSEDLVQSPDGVEEFLDEVAIFDLEARTDDRTDFYIAFYHVDAPLIGFNVRSRMSAMNPLLDGGRTANLKFEQTGIKFANPMINNVNALESPEVVADRMLLIERLGGILKYSDVADKVFRCNLSMIDLHFPRMIAEMLRIMQIEGIIKVPELIERIKEINPLKIKEDLIVKHGFYEYKMKQFLLSLALGMRPAKIYTGEDSAVSGILFVTGGGEVLCYQKSDRKVFEDFLYLNSRLEKGSTEKDKYGFMEKENGLVYFKLNLKIGLTKR, encoded by the coding sequence ATGTCATTTGAAGCAACCAAAAGAGAGTGGAGCGAACTCTATACCTTTTTTCGTCTCCTGAGTGACGGAGAGGTTTATGCCGGAACGCCACAGGCGAAGAAAAACGAGGATGAATGCCTTCCGATAGCTTTGATTCAGCGTGAGGAACACGATGGGACCCGTAAATATCTTATTGAGAGTGAAGATATTCACATTGTTGGAGAAAAAATAGATAAGGTGGTTTCCCGTAACACATTTGGTGATGTGGCCAATGCCGTGTTAGCGGCAATGAAAGGATCTTCTGAGGATCTTGTTCAATCTCCCGATGGTGTGGAGGAATTTCTGGATGAGGTAGCTATTTTCGATTTGGAAGCCCGCACAGATGACCGGACAGATTTTTATATTGCCTTTTATCATGTGGATGCTCCCCTTATAGGTTTTAATGTGCGTTCACGAATGAGTGCGATGAATCCTTTACTGGATGGAGGACGGACGGCCAATCTGAAGTTCGAACAAACCGGAATTAAGTTTGCTAATCCGATGATCAACAATGTAAATGCGTTGGAATCTCCTGAGGTAGTGGCGGATAGAATGCTGTTAATAGAACGTTTGGGCGGAATATTAAAGTATTCGGATGTGGCTGATAAAGTGTTTCGCTGCAATCTTTCTATGATTGATTTGCATTTTCCACGAATGATTGCAGAAATGCTTCGTATTATGCAGATAGAGGGTATTATCAAAGTGCCCGAGCTTATTGAGCGTATCAAGGAAATCAACCCTTTGAAAATTAAGGAAGATCTTATTGTAAAGCATGGTTTCTATGAATATAAAATGAAACAGTTCCTTTTATCTTTAGCATTGGGCATGCGTCCGGCAAAGATTTATACAGGAGAGGATTCTGCTGTATCCGGTATTTTGTTTGTTACTGGGGGCGGAGAGGTGCTTTGCTACCAGAAGTCTGACAGGAAGGTGTTTGAAGACTTCCTATATCTCAACTCCCGACTGGAGAAGGGATCTACAGAAAAGGATAAATATGGCTTTATGGAAAAGGAAAACGGGTTGGTTTATTTCAAACTAAACCTCAAAATAGGGCTGACGAAACGATAA
- the fabD gene encoding ACP S-malonyltransferase — protein sequence MKAFVFPGQGAQFVGMGKDLYENSALAKELFEKANDILGYRITDIMFEGTDEDLRQTKVTQPAVFLHSVISALCKNDDVKPEMTAGHSLGEFSALVVAGALSFEDGLKLVYARAMAMQKACEAEPSTMAAIIALADEKVEEICASIEGEVCVAANFNCPGQIVISGSIAGIEKACELMKAAGAKRALPLKVGGAFHSPLMNPAKVELAAAINSTEFHSPICPVYQNVNALPQTVPAQIKENLIAQLTAPVRWSQTVKNMIADGATDFTECGPGAVLQGLIKKIDASVNAHG from the coding sequence ATGAAAGCATTTGTATTCCCAGGTCAAGGCGCACAGTTTGTGGGCATGGGTAAAGACCTATATGAAAACTCGGCATTAGCCAAAGAACTTTTTGAAAAAGCAAATGATATTTTAGGATATCGCATTACGGATATTATGTTTGAAGGAACCGATGAAGATCTTCGTCAGACAAAAGTTACTCAGCCTGCAGTATTCCTTCACTCTGTTATTTCTGCACTTTGCAAGAATGACGATGTAAAACCAGAAATGACGGCAGGACACTCACTTGGAGAATTTTCTGCATTAGTTGTTGCAGGCGCTCTTTCCTTTGAAGACGGACTGAAACTTGTTTATGCACGTGCCATGGCTATGCAAAAAGCTTGTGAAGCAGAACCTTCAACAATGGCTGCAATCATTGCGTTAGCAGATGAAAAAGTAGAAGAAATCTGTGCTTCAATAGAAGGTGAAGTTTGTGTAGCTGCCAATTTCAATTGCCCGGGACAGATTGTTATTTCCGGTTCAATAGCTGGTATTGAAAAAGCTTGCGAATTAATGAAAGCAGCAGGAGCTAAACGTGCCCTTCCTTTAAAAGTAGGTGGTGCGTTCCACTCTCCATTAATGAATCCTGCTAAAGTTGAACTTGCAGCAGCAATTAACAGCACTGAATTCCACTCTCCGATATGCCCTGTATATCAGAATGTAAATGCACTGCCACAAACTGTTCCAGCTCAAATTAAAGAAAACCTGATTGCACAACTTACTGCTCCTGTACGCTGGTCACAAACAGTAAAGAATATGATTGCAGATGGTGCTACTGATTTTACAGAATGCGGACCGGGTGCTGTTCTTCAGGGATTGATCAAAAAGATTGATGCATCGGTAAATGCTCATGGTTAG
- a CDS encoding patatin-like phospholipase family protein, whose translation MGEYNKFQTSKPHRIGYALSGGFIKGFAHLGVMQALLEHDIKPDIISGVSAGALAGVFYADGYEPYHALEIFNGYKFMDLTSWALTKTGFFKLDDFKSFLNTNLKHSKIEDMPIPLIVTATDLDHGRCVQFRKGDVAERIAASCCMPVMFTPVNIDGVNYVDGGIFKNLPVSIIRKECEKVVAINVSPLNTGKYKMNVLDIALRSYHFMFRANTFPDRENSDLLIEPYGLKGYGNRELGKAEEIFNHGYVSANRVLNKLIQEKETVWK comes from the coding sequence ATGGGAGAATATAATAAATTTCAGACCAGCAAACCACACCGGATAGGATACGCCCTCAGCGGTGGTTTTATAAAAGGCTTTGCTCATTTAGGAGTTATGCAGGCTTTGCTGGAACACGATATAAAGCCTGATATTATTTCGGGTGTAAGTGCCGGAGCCTTGGCTGGCGTTTTTTATGCTGACGGATACGAGCCTTACCACGCTTTGGAAATCTTTAACGGATATAAGTTTATGGACCTAACCAGCTGGGCACTAACTAAAACAGGATTCTTTAAGCTGGACGATTTCAAAAGCTTTCTGAACACCAATCTAAAGCATAGTAAAATTGAAGATATGCCTATTCCCCTTATAGTTACAGCAACGGATCTGGATCATGGAAGATGCGTGCAATTCCGTAAAGGAGATGTAGCAGAACGAATAGCCGCCTCTTGCTGTATGCCGGTAATGTTTACTCCTGTAAACATTGACGGAGTGAATTATGTAGACGGAGGAATATTTAAGAACTTACCGGTTTCCATCATTCGTAAGGAATGCGAAAAAGTGGTTGCCATCAATGTAAGCCCTCTCAATACAGGAAAATACAAAATGAATGTCTTGGATATAGCTCTCCGCTCCTATCATTTTATGTTTCGGGCCAATACCTTTCCAGATAGAGAAAACAGTGACTTATTAATAGAGCCATATGGATTGAAAGGATATGGCAATCGGGAATTAGGGAAGGCTGAAGAAATTTTCAATCATGGATATGTTTCAGCGAACAGGGTGCTAAACAAACTTATCCAAGAAAAAGAAACTGTATGGAAATAA
- a CDS encoding alpha-amylase family protein — protein MKKDNKIIIYQIICRLFGNSNNHCFRNGSIEDNGCGKFSDFTLKALNEIRKLGTTHVWYTGIIEHATQTNYSKYNIRQDHPAIVKGKAGSPYAIKDYYDVDPDLADDVPNRMKEFEALVKRTHQADLKIIIDFVPNHVARQYHSDSKPKNVIDLGEKDNPENAFSPYNNFYYIPQTVLNGQFDMKGDASKIYYESPAKATGNDKFDACPGVNDWYETIKLNYGIDFANGGTRHFYPVPDTWLKMLDILRFWASKGVDGFRCDMAEMVPVEFWKWAIAQVKYQYPNVIFIAEVYNPEEYHNYLFNGGFSYLYDKVGLYETLRDITCGYRSASDITGCWQSLGGIEKQMLNFIENHDEQRLSSTFLAGDGLKGIPAMIVAACMNANPVMIYFGQEFGERGMDEEGFSGKDGRTTIFDYWSVETIRNWRNEDKFDGMLLTSKQKQLQTFYRKLLNLCNQERAIYQGQFFDLMYVNFGQEHFNVHKHYVFFRKDRDELLLIIANFDTQAARISINIPSHAFDFLQISQNESYTAKDLFTEREETLSLLPYQPTETSVEGMSGKILKFTL, from the coding sequence ATAAAAAAAGATAATAAGATAATTATATACCAGATTATATGCCGATTATTTGGGAATAGTAATAACCACTGTTTCCGTAATGGATCTATTGAAGATAATGGTTGCGGCAAATTTTCGGATTTTACACTCAAAGCATTAAATGAAATCAGAAAACTGGGCACAACACATGTCTGGTACACGGGAATTATTGAACATGCAACACAGACCAATTACAGCAAATACAATATCCGCCAGGATCATCCCGCTATTGTAAAAGGAAAAGCCGGTTCTCCTTATGCCATAAAGGATTATTACGATGTAGATCCTGATTTAGCTGATGATGTACCTAACCGGATGAAAGAGTTTGAAGCTTTGGTAAAACGCACTCATCAGGCTGATCTGAAAATTATTATTGATTTTGTTCCCAATCATGTGGCCAGACAGTATCATTCGGATTCAAAACCTAAAAATGTCATTGATTTAGGTGAAAAAGATAATCCGGAGAATGCATTCAGCCCATATAATAATTTCTACTATATTCCGCAAACCGTGCTTAATGGACAATTCGACATGAAAGGGGATGCGAGTAAAATATATTATGAATCTCCGGCAAAGGCAACCGGCAATGATAAATTTGATGCATGTCCTGGTGTGAATGACTGGTACGAAACAATAAAACTAAACTACGGCATTGATTTTGCCAATGGAGGAACCCGTCATTTTTATCCTGTGCCCGATACTTGGTTAAAAATGCTCGACATACTTCGGTTCTGGGCATCCAAAGGTGTTGACGGCTTTCGCTGTGACATGGCCGAAATGGTACCTGTAGAATTCTGGAAATGGGCCATCGCTCAGGTAAAATACCAGTATCCCAATGTTATCTTTATTGCAGAAGTCTACAATCCGGAAGAATATCATAATTACCTTTTCAATGGAGGGTTCAGCTACCTATATGATAAAGTGGGACTTTATGAGACTCTCCGCGACATAACCTGCGGTTACAGATCGGCATCTGATATCACCGGTTGCTGGCAAAGCTTGGGAGGTATTGAGAAACAAATGCTCAATTTTATCGAAAACCATGATGAACAAAGATTATCTTCTACTTTTCTGGCTGGAGATGGACTTAAAGGAATTCCTGCCATGATTGTTGCCGCATGCATGAATGCAAACCCGGTGATGATCTATTTCGGGCAAGAGTTCGGGGAACGAGGAATGGATGAAGAAGGATTTAGCGGAAAAGATGGAAGAACCACTATCTTTGATTACTGGAGCGTAGAAACAATAAGAAACTGGAGAAATGAAGATAAGTTTGACGGAATGCTTCTAACAAGTAAACAAAAGCAACTTCAGACATTCTATCGTAAATTATTAAATCTATGCAATCAGGAGCGAGCCATTTATCAGGGACAATTCTTTGATCTGATGTATGTTAACTTTGGGCAAGAGCATTTTAATGTACACAAGCATTATGTTTTCTTTAGAAAAGACAGAGATGAACTTTTGCTGATTATTGCAAATTTCGATACACAAGCAGCCAGAATATCCATCAATATTCCAAGTCATGCATTTGATTTCTTACAGATTTCTCAAAATGAATCGTATACGGCAAAGGATCTGTTTACCGAGAGAGAGGAAACCCTCAGTCTTCTTCCCTACCAGCCCACTGAAACGTCCGTGGAAGGAATGAGTGGAAAAATATTAAAGTTCACTTTATAA
- a CDS encoding RNA-binding protein, translating to MNIYIGNLDYKVKESDLIQVLEEYGKVNSVKLIIDRETRRSKGFAFAEMPDQTEAENVIKELNGAEFEGRQMVVKEALPKA from the coding sequence ATGAATATTTACATTGGTAACCTTGATTATAAGGTTAAAGAATCAGATCTAATTCAAGTTTTAGAAGAGTACGGAAAAGTTAATTCAGTAAAATTGATCATTGACCGCGAAACACGCAGATCTAAAGGTTTTGCTTTTGCAGAAATGCCTGATCAAACTGAAGCTGAAAACGTTATTAAAGAATTAAACGGTGCCGAATTTGAAGGTCGTCAGATGGTTGTAAAAGAAGCTCTTCCAAAAGCATAA
- a CDS encoding NUDIX domain-containing protein, producing the protein MELDINENKLVNPHVSVDCVVIGFDGEQLKVLLVQQVQQIGKDSADTYTDMKLPGSLIYEDEDLDEAAQRVLYELTGIKNVNLLQFRAFGSKNRTHNPKDVRWLERFHQLKSKIERIVTIAYLSMVKIDNKLENLSDKYQACWMEVKDLKVLAFDHNQIISEAITYIRQFVEMNPSVLFDLLPRKFTASELRVLYELVYDKEFDVRNFHKKIAMMEYVVPLLERQTGVPHRAARYYKFDRKIFNKLHGTSKSFSK; encoded by the coding sequence ATGGAACTTGATATAAATGAAAATAAGTTAGTGAATCCACATGTCTCTGTTGACTGTGTAGTGATAGGATTTGATGGTGAACAACTAAAAGTCTTGCTGGTGCAACAGGTGCAACAGATTGGAAAAGATTCGGCAGATACTTATACAGATATGAAGCTCCCTGGCAGTCTGATTTATGAAGATGAGGACTTGGACGAAGCTGCTCAGCGGGTTCTTTATGAATTAACCGGAATAAAGAATGTCAATTTACTTCAGTTTAGAGCTTTTGGCTCAAAAAACAGAACACATAATCCAAAGGATGTAAGATGGCTGGAACGCTTTCATCAATTAAAAAGCAAAATTGAACGAATTGTTACAATAGCCTATCTTTCTATGGTAAAGATTGATAATAAGCTGGAAAACTTGTCTGATAAATATCAGGCATGCTGGATGGAAGTGAAGGATCTTAAAGTGCTGGCTTTTGACCACAATCAAATTATTTCTGAGGCCATTACGTATATTCGTCAGTTCGTGGAAATGAATCCTTCTGTATTGTTTGATTTATTGCCTCGTAAATTTACTGCATCCGAACTCCGTGTTTTGTATGAACTGGTATATGATAAGGAATTTGACGTTCGCAATTTTCATAAAAAGATTGCTATGATGGAGTATGTTGTTCCGCTTCTGGAACGTCAGACTGGTGTTCCTCATCGGGCGGCTCGTTATTATAAGTTTGACCGGAAGATTTTTAATAAGCTTCATGGCACTTCAAAGTCATTTAGTAAGTAA
- a CDS encoding acyltransferase family protein → MRNNTICICKSIGIILMVIGHSACPTFLGRFIYSFHMPLFFIASGYFFSTKYLNDKCLFIKKRFKGLYIPFIKWGLIFLLLHNFLFKANILNARFGHSALYSSNEIFKKGVGIITSMGSYEPTFLGTFWFLRSLFVGSIIFCLLFYAINKLLHLKHINTAIIICILSFVAGFIMSLWQIRLPYIPQGGMREIYGTFYICIGYIFRNSRINEKLKYDNVILIFSFIIICIISQINPTSLASNPNLKSYLGIFLPAIIGWIMTYKFSFWFDNINSKNIVYVNIKKYILYIGDNTMPVIVLSFLSFKIISIIKIAYYGLDPLMIGCHPVILWRNNIFWIYYSIAGLVVPLLLNYLFSKIKYLQFLSFK, encoded by the coding sequence ATGAGAAACAATACAATTTGTATTTGTAAAAGTATTGGTATAATATTAATGGTTATAGGTCATTCTGCTTGCCCTACTTTTCTTGGTCGTTTTATTTATAGTTTTCATATGCCTTTGTTTTTTATAGCTTCGGGATATTTCTTTTCAACAAAGTATTTGAACGATAAATGTTTATTCATAAAAAAGAGATTTAAAGGTTTATATATACCTTTCATCAAATGGGGGCTAATTTTTCTTCTTTTACACAACTTTCTATTCAAAGCAAACATTCTGAATGCCCGTTTTGGTCATTCAGCTTTATACAGTTCTAATGAGATCTTTAAAAAAGGGGTAGGCATAATAACCAGTATGGGAAGTTATGAACCTACATTTTTAGGCACATTCTGGTTCTTACGTTCTTTATTTGTTGGAAGTATAATTTTTTGTTTATTGTTTTATGCTATTAATAAACTCCTTCATTTAAAGCATATAAACACAGCAATAATAATTTGCATACTGTCATTTGTTGCCGGATTTATAATGTCTTTATGGCAAATTAGACTGCCTTATATCCCCCAAGGTGGAATGAGGGAAATTTATGGAACATTTTATATTTGCATTGGCTATATATTCCGCAATTCCAGAATCAATGAAAAGCTGAAATATGATAATGTTATATTAATCTTTTCTTTTATTATAATCTGTATAATTTCTCAGATTAACCCAACTTCATTAGCATCAAATCCTAACTTAAAATCGTATTTAGGAATCTTTCTCCCTGCAATTATAGGATGGATCATGACATACAAATTTTCATTCTGGTTCGACAATATAAATAGCAAAAACATTGTTTATGTAAATATAAAAAAATATATTTTGTATATAGGAGATAATACAATGCCTGTTATTGTACTTAGCTTTCTAAGTTTTAAAATTATTAGTATTATTAAAATAGCTTATTATGGTCTTGATCCTTTAATGATTGGATGTCATCCTGTAATATTATGGCGCAATAACATATTTTGGATATATTACTCCATTGCAGGCTTGGTTGTTCCTCTATTATTAAACTATTTGTTCTCTAAGATTAAATATTTACAATTTTTATCTTTTAAATAA
- a CDS encoding FGGY family carbohydrate kinase encodes MFLLGYDIGSSSVKASLVNAETGKCVATAFYPKTEMNITAVKAGWAEQDPQAWWENLKLSTKTILDESGVSAAEIKAIGISYQMHGLVCVDKNQNVLRPAIIWCDSRAVPYGQKAFELLGEDKCLSHLLNSPGNFTASKLAWIKENEPQIYEQIYKIMLPGDYIAMKLSGEICTTVSGLSEGMFWDFKQNSLAGFLMNYYGFDSSLIADIKPTFSNQGEVNAAAAKELGLKEGTPITYRAGDQPNNALSLNVFNPGEIASTAGTSGVVYGVNGEVNYDPQSRVNTFAHVNHTDEQTRLGVLLCINGTGILNSWVKKNIAPEGISYNEMNVLASKAPIGSGGISILPFGNGAERMLGNREIGCSIRGLNFNTHGKHHIARAAQEGIVFSFKYGIEIMEQMGIPVKKIHAGHANMFLSSIFRDTLAGVTGAVIELYDTDGSVGAAKGAGIGAGIYKDNNEAFATLNKLDVIEPNAAKCQEYADAYNQWKYRLEKSMSK; translated from the coding sequence ATGTTTCTATTAGGATATGACATAGGAAGTTCGTCAGTAAAGGCGAGCCTTGTAAATGCTGAGACTGGGAAATGCGTTGCGACTGCATTTTACCCAAAGACTGAAATGAATATTACCGCTGTTAAAGCTGGCTGGGCAGAACAAGATCCTCAAGCATGGTGGGAAAATTTAAAACTATCCACTAAAACTATTCTTGATGAATCAGGAGTGAGTGCTGCCGAAATTAAAGCTATTGGTATCTCTTACCAGATGCACGGATTGGTTTGTGTGGATAAAAATCAGAACGTACTGCGTCCGGCTATTATTTGGTGCGACTCACGCGCCGTTCCTTATGGGCAAAAGGCTTTCGAACTGTTAGGCGAAGATAAATGTCTTTCTCATTTATTGAATTCTCCTGGTAATTTCACTGCTTCAAAACTGGCTTGGATAAAAGAGAATGAGCCTCAGATTTATGAGCAGATTTATAAAATAATGCTTCCAGGCGATTATATTGCTATGAAACTGAGCGGTGAAATCTGCACAACTGTTTCAGGTCTTTCGGAAGGTATGTTCTGGGATTTCAAGCAAAACAGTTTAGCCGGCTTCCTGATGAATTATTACGGATTTGATTCTTCTTTAATTGCAGATATTAAGCCTACATTCTCTAATCAGGGAGAAGTAAATGCAGCTGCTGCTAAAGAGCTAGGCCTAAAAGAAGGTACCCCAATCACTTATCGTGCAGGTGATCAGCCTAATAATGCACTTTCTCTAAATGTATTTAACCCGGGAGAAATTGCTTCTACAGCCGGTACTTCAGGTGTTGTATATGGTGTGAATGGAGAAGTAAACTATGATCCTCAGTCACGGGTAAATACATTTGCTCACGTAAATCATACTGACGAGCAAACTCGTTTGGGTGTATTGCTTTGTATTAACGGAACCGGAATCCTGAATTCATGGGTAAAAAAGAATATTGCTCCTGAAGGTATCTCATATAATGAGATGAATGTTCTGGCATCAAAAGCTCCTATAGGTAGTGGTGGGATTAGTATTTTGCCTTTTGGTAACGGTGCCGAACGTATGTTGGGTAACAGAGAAATAGGTTGTTCTATCCGTGGACTTAACTTTAATACACACGGCAAACATCACATTGCCCGTGCTGCTCAGGAAGGAATTGTCTTTTCATTTAAATACGGAATTGAGATCATGGAACAAATGGGTATTCCGGTGAAGAAGATTCATGCCGGTCATGCAAATATGTTCTTAAGTTCTATCTTCCGCGATACACTTGCCGGAGTAACCGGAGCTGTAATTGAACTATATGATACTGATGGCTCGGTAGGTGCTGCAAAGGGTGCCGGTATTGGTGCCGGTATATATAAAGATAATAATGAGGCTTTTGCCACTCTTAATAAGCTGGATGTAATTGAGCCTAATGCGGCTAAGTGTCAGGAGTATGCGGATGCATATAATCAATGGAAATACAGACTAGAAAAATCTATGTCTAAATAA